Below is a window of Brachionichthys hirsutus isolate HB-005 unplaced genomic scaffold, CSIRO-AGI_Bhir_v1 contig_1001, whole genome shotgun sequence DNA.
GTGCATGGAGGATCCATGTCAATGGCTGAGAGCCCCCTTTTCCACCTCATTATATGTTGCATGTTTGAAAGTCAAGCACTCGTTAAAATTGAGTGAATTATTGCTTTGCTCCTTTGCTCGACAGGCCATCATAGCTACCTCTGCGCTGGCAGGAACGACTGCATTGTGGACAAAATCCGAAGGAAAAATTGTCCTGCATGCCGCCTCCGAAAGTGCTATCAAGCTGGAATGATGCTTGGAGGTTGGTTGGATTTCTCTTTGTGATTGCTCTTAACTAAGGCACATATCGGCATATGAAGAGCCGTCGTTGGACGTCTTCAGTTGTCATCAAATCTAACTGGGCTTTGTGTTCATGTCACAGGAAGGAAGCTGAAGCGTTTCGGGGCCTTGAAAGCCTTGGGTTTAGACCCGTCCTTGATGTTCCAATCCCACTTGGCCATGTCCAGTGACAATCAAGCCTTGGCCTCCATGTCTTCGTGCATCTCAGGCATTCGTGAGGTGCAACTCTCCCAACAGATCCTCAGTATGCTGGAAAACATTGAACCAGAGGTTGTGTTTGCGGGCTATGACAACAACCAGCCCGACGTTCCTCATCTCCTGCTCAACAGTCTCAACAGGCTGTGTGAGAAACAGCTGCTGTGGATTGTGAAGTGGTCCAAGTCTCTGCCAGGTATATAACCGCTCTGTGCAGCTCTGGGACACCACAGTAGTTCCCATGGCGATCCATGATACAGAGTGATTTCTGATTACATCATCTGTCAAGGGAAATGTTAATAAATAAGATTTCAAAAATGTTTAGAAATCAATGTTGGCATATTAGCTGagacactttttgtttttaaactggAAATGAAATATGCTGCACCACTGACTACATATGTGAAAAACACATGATCAATAATGTTCTCTAATATAAGgctctgttttctttgaaagGGTTCCGTAACCTTCACCTTACTGATCAGATGACCCTCATCCAGTACTCGTGGATGAACCTGATGGTGTTCTCTCTTGGGTGGCGCTCCTTTCAAAATGTCACCAGTGAATATTTATACTTTGCACCTGATCTGATTCTCAGTCAGTAAGTAGTATCACACGTTGGAAAAAATTGAGACAATTTCCCAATTGGATCCATCAACCATTTACGGTTCTCTTCTGCCAGGGAACAAATGAGGAGATCCCCGATTTATGACCTCTGCCTGGCCATACAGTTCATCCCTCAAGAGTTTGCAAATCTTCAAGTCAGCCGCGAGGAGTTCCTCTGCATGAAAGCCATAATATTACTCAACACAGGTAAAAGAAAGAGTTCTTCCGGGATCCTGCTCAAGATTACTCTTTTTACCTTGTgatggccttttttttaaaattaaccTCAGTTTGCAAGCAGGGATGTGAAGCTTTGATGACCAGCTACTTCCACTTGGCAATAAAGGGCGTGTTGGGCAGGGCGACTGGACCCTGACAAGACCCGTGTTACAGTACCAAGTCTTAGTTTTCCACTGACTCAAAACACGTTAACCATCGTTGACTGTACTTTCGCTACGGTGTATTTCATATATTTCACAGTACCTTGCgtttagaaaacaaaacactttgaaTTTCTAAGTGCTCTGTGTGTTCTCAGTGCCTCTTGAGGGACTCAAAAGTCAGGGAGCATTTGAAGAGATGAGACAAAACTACATCCGAGAGCTGACCAAGGCCATCCACATGAAGGAGAAAGGTCTGGTGGCGAGCTCACAGCGGTTCTACCACCTCACCAAAATAATGGATGCTATGCATGATGTAGGCTCCCCTCGCAGATCACAGAACATTAATTCATGCTTTAATTGGACTGTTGTTTAGATGAATATCAAGGCAAACACGAATATCTCTTTCTCTGACAGATAGTGAAGAAGGTCAACCTTTTCTGTCTGAGCACCTTCATCCAGGCAGATGCCATGAAAGTGGAGTTTCCAGAGATGATGTCAGAGGTTATTGCCTCCCAGCTGCCAAAGGTCTTGGCAGGCATGGTGAGGCCCCTCTTATTCCATACCAAGTGATGataccagcaaaaaaaacaaaaccatcagACATCTCCACAGAGACGTCTCGTGACTGGATTCGTGACTCTTCATTTTCTGGATATTTCATAGCCTTCTCTTCTGCAGTCAGGCGACACTCATATTCTGTACTCTGTCAAATACGTAAGAATTTCGGTGTTAATGAAGTGAAAGAGagtgaaaacattcatttaaaacagtTCATAGATATGTAGGAGGCATCGATAAAGCTCCTCTGTATTATTATGGTATATCCACCTTTTCCATTTGACAGCGTGTGTACAAATGGCATTTTGTAGTAGATAGAGGTAACAGTAGGTTTTGAGAGCGACTAGGGATAAAGATAATTTTGTACTGAAGCTGGAAAAAAggcaaatgcaaacaaaaaaaaattctaatatTCACTAAGTttcatccatctttcttttttgtgtcttAACTTGATATCTGCAACTAATACTCATGAAATGATTTTAGGATAGGCGGCTGAGTGACTTTGTTGGAGGAGAAACCTTTATGATAACtagatttaattatttattataagaAGTCACAATGGCCTTGGGAGAATTACAACTGACTGATTAATCGCCACTAAGGCTGCACTTTCCATAAAATATGTTACTTTCATGATACATGATGTTTTAAAAATTTTTCAAAAACTAAACCTGAATGTGCCAATATATTAAAACAGACATCAATGCGATAAGAGATTTAATGCAAAGGAGTGCAGTAGTTCAtttgaaaacaggaagttataACTACCGTAGTTATTATATTTTCAGCTGTACTGTTAAACAGAACGTATAAGATTTATGCCCTTAAGGGTATATCAATCACCAAAACATAAGTAGCATGGCATCAAGGAAATGACCGACTTTCATAATACAGCTAGAACTGTGAATAATCAAAGTCTATGTACACAACTCAGGCAAGACATGTTGAAGCTACTGGTTCATAATTTTATTCACAAATAATTTCTCGCAAATGTTCTTACTCTCCTTGAAATGCACCGTACCCTGAATAAAATTACAAATTTCTCTGGGTTTGAGTATTGGACATTTTGTAAATAcactaataataaatattttaaaaaaaggtctgttttggttctggtgtttcagacaattttattttttcccaagCTAAAAAGGCATTGGAAACCTTCCTTGCTATGACTTAAAAATAATcctgaatgcatattttatttgtttgattttttcccattcattgtttttaataCTACCATATACATATCTCTAACTCAAATTTTGATAGCCCTCAACAGTATTCCATTAAAAATCTGGTTCAACTTCTTAAAGAATAAAAGTACGACAGTTCACTGTGAGAAAATGATGAATTATATTCTGTAATTGAAAATTGCTTTCCCCGTCATTTTCAGTTGTGACAGATTTTTACAAATTTAATTAAGACTTATTTAGTTTAATATGATTGAACTGAAACGTGATGTGAAATATAATGAAGGCAAATTATCACTGTAAAGCATGTGTCTTGTTCTTGTCTGCACTGGTTCCATCGCGCCATCAATAGACAAGCATCAGTAGATAACATTTCTTGTTTTACCGTACCTAAGATTATATGGTAGTCGGTTTCCAAAGACATTTTAGCCTGAGCGAAGCAGAAAGTCAGAAATCCTGAATTTATTCATATCCTTtaaaaaagaatacatttttcatatgttcatgttttgtttttatttctgtattttgaaAGCAAAGTTAAACAACCCCCAACCGAGCTGAGACAACTGTATTATACCCTTTATTCTACTTTAACTACATTCTCTTTTCCGCATCATACTTTGAGTTTCTTGCTTCAGTAAACAAAAGTtaaactgaataaaaaaaacaaagaatgtggaccataaatcattatttatttacagacaTGTTGATGAACTTTCAAGACACATATTATGTGACTGCAAACAAGCTTGACTTATAAAAGAAGAATGCCAAATGTTACTGTATCTTTAGGATATGGATATCATTTCTACAAGATGCTCCTGAAAACTCATATGCTAAGGGAGTGCTAGTGTTATTCCAGCATCTATGCTCAAGGTCAACCCCCATTCTTAAACATGCAAAAGGAAAAGAACATCCTGATCTTGCTAAGTGCAAGATCGCAGATGCCTTCCCACACATACATGTAAAGGCACCAGAGAAAGTCTTACTTTGGAGGAATTTATCAGTTTTTTGATAACCGAGGAACGAAAGGGTTGctgattatttcatttgaaaagtAATTTGACAATTATAAACTTTCTACTTATAAAATGCTGAGACAATAAtacaaaatgaataataaaatgacacacacacacacacacatatatatatacctatTATAATATAGTCTGATACACGTCTCATTGTAATCACTAGTACACCAGTACCACTACAGTCGCAGAAGTCGAATGCTCCACCTCATGAATGGAATTTGTGTCATAAAAAAACCTTTCTTTTACATGTCTAAAGTGATAACTTATAGTAATAAAAAGATGCAACGTTTTTTGATCAGCAACTACAGAAGTGAGTGATCCAGTAGAGCAGCACAAGGCTAACCAGCAAGTTCAGTCAATAACGCAATGATCACCGACCACAAATATGAAAGTTAAGGTGCAAGCCCTTTATATTGTCCGTTGAGTTCTAATAGATTAAATCACTATCACTATTTCAAATCAGGTTTTTtaggtgttttatattttattacaggTGCTACAAAACGTGTTTCCATTTAAACAAAGTAATGCTAATATAATGGAATGGAATAAATCTTGTGAAATGAGATGCAGTTGTTTTGAAATTATGTGGGCTAATATTGGAATTGAAAACAATAATGTAAGTGTTTGGATAATAGATTTGTATTTGCCTATAATATCACACCGGTTTCATTTCACAATCCACAGAAAGGGTGGCACGCTTTTAGACTTGGAAGTTTAGCAATGCAAAATCAATTACTGTATTAGTTGATATCTGCTAAGACTGTATAAAATGCAGGGTGTTGGCTACTGCAATAAAGGGGACAATCACAGTTTTCTAAATGTTCCATGGATGCCATGAAAAAGATGCAATGTGTACCAGCATGTTATCGGAGTTAGAGGAAGATTACATAATTCTCCGGGATTAAGCCTGTTCTTCCTTCGTATGTTGCCCGGAGCCAGCCTGGTTCAACAGAAGGGTAAACTGCAGGATGAAAAGtgagataagaaaaaaaaaaatgagagagaaaattAGCGAGTTTCGACTTTCTGTAACCTCAAAAGAACAGCTTTTCTCAATTTTCCCTCACATTATTTCCCATGAGAAATGATGAAAGAGAAAGATTATGAACATAAACATCTGAGGCTGACTCTGGGTCAGACTGCTCTTTACGGAGTACTTTAAAACATCAAGTGTACAAAAACCACAGCTATAAAAATAATCAGCTACAACAGTACAGCAGATATGCTGAACAAGGCTGTAGAGAGCACCGTTAATATTAAGAGCAATAAAAGAACTGCCTGCCGGTAAGTGGTAGGGAGCGCTTGTTGACGTTTTTGTGTTTGGCTGGCGGCTGTGCGGGCTGTGTTAACAGGGAACAGGCACCGGTGCCTTCCATCACTAGGTTACAGTGACCTCTCTGCACTGGTTGAGGGCCAAGTCGTCTCTTCATGGAAAAGGCAAGAGGCAATAAAATATCCGAGGGCTCTTTAGATTTTGGCAATGTAACCGAAATCGATGTCACACTAAGAGCAAGATATTTATCCAAGCTGCCAACACACAGTCTGTGAACATCGTCCAGTCATTTTACATAACGGAGGTGCTCTTGTGAGAATTTCTGCAAGTAATCGTCAGATGAAGCACActtgaaatgtttgctttgtgttgtCTGTGCTTACCGTTAGATAACTGCGCCCCCTGGGGGAAGCTGAGCTCATGGCTGTGCTCCGCCTCACAAGAATACATTGCTTTGGCATCTCTAATAAAGACAACAAAAGGCCGGCAATGTAATGCCAATTTTGAGGAAATGCAAGTGGGTAATAATTAGGTACAAGCGTAGTGCAGGGTGTTTTACAGCACCTTCCGACTGGGACAAACTTGGACGAAGAGGGACTTTCAAAAAGCGACGCTCTGGCAGCAACTCTGGAACAATATGAAAAACAAGAGCATACAGTATTTCACTTGCCTGCATGATGGATAAAGGGAACAGATGgaaaaagttttctttttttaaaatgataacatccaaagaaaaatatgccGAGAGTTCAGGAGATCATCGTGAATAAATGTAATCTATTTTGATATACTGTATCCACGGCTATTAAATCAGCTGTTGTGTCTTAGAGAGAAATTCTAGCCTAAATATTAATCTAATCAAGACTGGTCAAATTCTCTCAGCCCTGCCAACATTCCTCATTG
It encodes the following:
- the LOC137916365 gene encoding progesterone receptor-like; the protein is DRSSDYLKCTSAPWEQFAGVQGTNAASSESLPDGSLNLSATTGAFKFIKDEQEPSVIMDTPCPNFDSSSSSEMSTIEASCDATRKQQLGLCNGESTSFSPSAAVPRPAMEGSTHFLIDPSQSEHLAAFSQVRTDSRGGFLGMAAINFDASRHAATQMTSRWPTQPSPAEPHYWCQTGGATEDAFTHGGYDGGQSQALSQRNPSPFSTFPGMPPQRMCVICSDEASGCHYGVLTCGSCKVFFKRAVEGHHSYLCAGRNDCIVDKIRRKNCPACRLRKCYQAGMMLGGRKLKRFGALKALGLDPSLMFQSHLAMSSDNQALASMSSCISGIREVQLSQQILSMLENIEPEVVFAGYDNNQPDVPHLLLNSLNRLCEKQLLWIVKWSKSLPGFRNLHLTDQMTLIQYSWMNLMVFSLGWRSFQNVTSEYLYFAPDLILSQEQMRRSPIYDLCLAIQFIPQEFANLQVSREEFLCMKAIILLNTVPLEGLKSQGAFEEMRQNYIRELTKAIHMKEKGLVASSQRFYHLTKIMDAMHDIVKKVNLFCLSTFIQADAMKVEFPEMMSEVIASQLPKVLAGMVRPLLFHTK